TCTTCCCCCACCCTGTACCGCTCCTGCTCTCACCTCTCGCCCTACCCCCCTCCTCTCAGCTTACCTCCCTCCCATCCCATCCAGCCGCACTAAATGCCTTGTCACCATAGGTTTTCAAGTTGGTACAGGGGACAGTGAGCAGACCTGTATCTCAGGACTGTAGGTTCCAGGATGGAGTATGAGGGTGGAGTTCGTCAGACCGGTACGGGGGACGGGATGGAGGGATTTATGGATAAGGAGGAGGATTTTTGTATGTGACATTGGAAGTTGTTATTTTAACCAAAGGATTACATTATACACATGACAGAAGACATCAAACTGCTACTGTTCTGGAAGTTTATTCTAACATAAGCATTACAGATATTTTACATCATAATATctctaaatatatttaaatatagtttgTCTACTGTGTGGGTTTTAACAAAGGCACTCACCAATGTATGTAACATGGGTATCAAACAAGGAACAGTCATTAGATGGGTTTTTGTGCAAAGGTATGTGtcacaaacatgtacacacgCTGACGGACACAAAATATACCTCTGGAATATTCAACAATATACTCTCATATGTACtcaggacaaaaacaaacaactcatTCATGGGATTGTCATTTAGCAGCCTTAACCTTTTAACCTCAGCTCGCATCTCACAGTTCGTCAGGTCACTCAAGTTGTTTGGCAGCTTGAACATATGGAGTATAGAAATATTTACTACAACAGTTGTACTACACAGTCAGCTGAGCCTCTCCAAGGCTTGAAGAACACTGCTGTGGAATAGCCCCGTCTGCCCATTGCTCTCCTGAGTAACCAGAATCCGTCCGTCTGGTCGAGGTCTGTGGAGAAGGACGAGCTCTCCTTGGAGCAGACTGAATTCTGACTCTGTCTGGGCCAAATGCGTTATGGTTACTCTGtgtctgaagaaaaaaaaaatatatatttttcagttcattaaataaataacaaaatttcAAGTCTACTTCGTCTTTCTGATAATCAATCACTGCTTAATGTCACAGGCAAACACACCTGCTGGGGATAAACTGAGCTGATGCAGCTGACAGGGACTGTTGTGATGACATTGGTTTTTGTGGGTTAGAATTCAGGTCTGACATGGCCTTGTCAAGGCCCTTCCGGAGAACGGGAGCTTTTCCTTCCTTGAGAATGATCCCCGGTCCATCTCTTCCCAGGGTGAGCGATGGGGCCCAAACTTCTAATGGAGCGGGCCCCGACCGGGAGTTGGTGGGGACCTGATTGCCTGAGGACCAGGAGGAGGTTCGAGGCCTTGGAGCAGAGGAGTCTTCATCTGTGAGGAAGCGCACTGACTTTGCAGGCtagaaacataaatatttactgtcagaatgtaaacatgtttaacaGTGATCAAATAGAGAGTAAGAGTTCAAGACTGTATGCACAGAGATCAGCAGTATGACATTACCTTCTCTGTATTGTTCTTGTGCGAGTCAGGTCTGACTAAAATGGAGTGAGGCCCACCGGAGGGGTGTCTATCATACTGAGCTGTTGCCTCGTGTGAAGCGGTGAAGTCCCTGTCCTTCAGGACTCCagcagcagagggcgctgctggCTCAGTCATCCAGCCCATGGCTCTACCAGAGCTGGACaggatgctgctgtttttcttcctctgcatgGCAGGTGAGTAGCCAGACGCTTGAACTTGTGCAAAGTGCTGTGAGTTGGACAGGACATTCAAAGTGGACATATTGGAGAAGTGGTTTgatcctgaaaaaaaaacaaaaaaaacattaaaaaagatattCTCTAATAACCTAGTGACAGAATTAAGAAATCAAAAGACATGATGTTGTTTAACACTCACCTCTATGAGGGTTAAAGATACGCCTCACAGTGTCCCAACCTTGGGAGCGACCATAGAAGGACGGTTTTCCAGCGCCCGTGGATGACGTTGCATGCTGTGCTCCATTTGGCACAGATGGAACCTGTCCTGTTGAGTGTATTGCTCCATCAGTGTTCACCCTATCAAGAGCAAGGACCACAGCAGGATTCTTGGCAGCAGTCGGTTTCCTTCCAGCTACCGTGTTGTACTGTGAGGACGCAGTAGCTGCTTTGGTCTCCAGGAGTCTGGCTGACGTTCTGCagggagaaaaatacaaattggAAAGTTTATTTGAACCAAGCACCAGCCTCTGTGATACAGTGATATATTTCATGGATAACTGTGTGCTGGTTGACATGTCATCTTGCCCACGTCAAATCACGGTCTGACTCTAAATGTCATTCAGCTCCCACCGTCTCTCACCTAAGCACAGGCGAGATGTAGTTGCTGGGCAAAATACCCACTTTGCCCGTCCTGAGTGATAACCCTCGCAGCCAGCCTTCTTTGAACTTTCCGTACACCCCCACCATCTCTCCTTtcctcagctccagctcctctggcCGCCGTGGTTTGTAGGAGTACAGGACAGCACACCTGAGGGGGTCACACAGAAGAGTGTCTCTGTTAACTctataatgtataataaaacGTATTTTCATATTTAGCTGCctttttctgcattatttgaatgtttatgtTCCTTTTTCCATGACCCCACATTATCATACAATTAATATGCAGTTTAAAACAGTgactcacacactgatggaaAGCTGCTGCGTGGAGGAGTTTTTACTGTCAGCAGAGGCCGAGGACATCTGGGGGTTTAGCAGAGCCATAGAGATGGTGGGTGGAGTCTCACTGGTCATCTTCTTACTCTGTAATGGTATGGATTcaaaatcatcatcatatttGCATGATACATGATGAACAATATGGAAACAAGAGTCATACAGCCACGCAGCTGGTATCATTCATTCTGTTAACAAACCAAAGTAGTGGAGTAATAAAGTTTTGAGGCTACAATCTTAACCCTTGGATTAATGGGTGATGATTTAACCAGTgtacaaaatttcatggaaatccctccatccatccatgaaCTAAATAGCTTATCCCTTGAGCGTCGctggggggctggagccaatctcagcgGTTGTTGGGGGAGAGGCGCGGTTCACCCTGGTCAAGGTTCCAGCTTGTTGCAGGttcaacatacagagacaaacaacctttcTCGCTCCTATTctcacctacagtcaatttagagtctccagtcaACCTAACTCCAACCTGCCTGTCTttggtctgtgggaggaagccataGTACCTGGAGGAAACCCTAACAGAAAAGACCCCTGCCGAACTGGGATCCGAACCTGGAAACTTCTTGAAATCCATGATATTCATCTAAAACCAAAATATGTTGCTGAAAATGTTATTTAGAGGACTCAaattagaggagaggaggttaCTAAAGTCCCTCACATTCATCCTACGAATGTATGTGCAAAATTGAATTATAATCCACCAAGTAGATGCTGCAGTATTTCAGTCTCAGCCAAAGTGGTAGACAGACCAGAGAATGGTTAAATTCAGACTGCAGAAGCCTCATTTGAGATTAATTTAGGAAAATGCTCTTGCACAGAACAAAGACCTGTGTTTTGTCCCCAATCCCTTCCACTCAATTTCACTGGCCATTGTGAATAGGagcaaaaacaattcaaaaagGGGATGGGTGTACTGTTTCCAGATGACAAAATGTGGGACCTATCCTCTATTATCTTCTTTCTCATTAACAAAACATTCCCCCACTTTGGGGTTTTTATGATGGCAGTGGAGAGAACTGTCAAACTCGGTTAGATTTCTCGTCAAACCATTTACTCAACATTTACATCCTGCTTCCTGGAATTATATGTATTCTCTCTGTTTATGATTTCAGGTTATTTTCTTTGAAATCACTCCTGAAATGCTGTTTAGAAATACACTGTCAGCCAGtaacagtaaaaacatacataaaaaaaacaaacgcacacaataACCAACTTGATTTTTGCTAACACACTGTGACTGGCTTGAAGTCAGCAGGCTGTGAGTCAGGCCTGGTTCAGCCAGCGACAGCAGGGAGTGATACTGAGGTGTGTCTCACAGCGGTTCATGACACAGCATGAAGTTTTAATCCCCAACGACTTCATTACCTGAACTGAAGAGGGCTTTTTAGTGAGATCTCTAATTATTATTTACTCTTCTGAccaaacaaacccacacacataGGTGTTCTTATTGTCATCATTACAGAGAGgtggaaatgttttatctcctcAGTGACGTCCACAGATGCTCGCTGCTATTTTCAGCACTATAGCACTCAACTGCTACTTAAAGTATTAATGCTGGCCTGTGGGCCTGGGGTTCCCTCTATAAACAGTGCTGTATATCCCATGGATCCCACCGCTCTCTCACCATTAAGCTGCACTGCATTCACACTGTAActcaagagaaacacaaagagccATAATTAGGATGCAGCCAACGCTGTAAGTCTCAGAGTCTCTCCTGTCAAAGGATGTGCTGTGAGGCAGAAGTAAAGAGGGATACAGTTGGGATGCATTTAGTATGTCCTGAAGACATTCCAGCTTCACGTCACACAGGGGAGTTGGATGGGTGAGTGTCAGGGGGTGTTCCAACACGATGGGCAAAGCAGGAATTGCCCGCGGTCCACTCTGCATTTTCTGTATCACTTTTTTGAGGGAAAGGCGACAAAGTATCTAACATCTATATGTGAACTTTGACCACTCACGGTTAATGTTTTATCAGCTCCAAAGATACAAAACTTCAGCTGTATCAGGCTGGAGATGGCCAGGCACCATCACCCTGTAGTGGCTGTGGCTGTATTTACATACAGTTACTCCACTATTGGTCATGCAGTGAATAAAGTGTTATTTGGCTTAAACTGTtgacatgttcctgctgcaaTAAATAATCTGCTTAACAGAATATTAATGTTGCTGCTAATGAGAGAACTCAACCAGCAACCTCACATAATCCTAAGGAAACCCCGAAGTgttcaaaatcaaataaataaatcagccaCGATGAAATAAACAACTACAAGAATAAATTCCCCGTAAtataattattccctgggaaaatatatatattgggGAAAAAAGCTGTATCTTGCAATGTTATGGTACGGTCACAGATCTGCTTCCTGTGGCCACGCTGTAATTTGCCTCGCCACAGGAAGCGGATGTTTTATTTGCCCCCTCACTCTCACAGATTGGAAGTGGACAAAATGTTTATGTTCGCCACTGAAACATTCACGTATGTATGACCGTTAACTTAAAGAAAATGATATGAAAAATTCCTTGATCTGCCCTcaaaaattgaatgggttctttcctgcCCATGTCCCATCACCTTTAATGTTTTTGGGAATCTCCTCAGTggttttttgcataattctgctgacaaacaaatggacaggagCAAATATATAACCTCAAAGGCTGAGATGATAAACTTAGTTTTTTTAGGATAACCAGTATTATTGCTGAGAGAtgaacacaaagtgaaaatgtgcCATGTGCATTAATAACCGACGTTAATGCTacacccacacaccacacacaccacacacacacacacacacacacacacacacacacacacacacacacacacacacacacggtcagaTTGCTGTTGGCTGGAGCTCTGCTGGAAATGACACAATACCAACCATCTCTATTGAATATCAGCACTAGGCTCACACTACAGGCCTGCACTGAATCATCCACACAAAGTCTGACAGTTTCTTTCAGATTAAATCCTGACTCACACAGCCCTCACGCTGACTTCAACAACAACCTCCTGAGATTAAGGCGGCTGTGGTTTTTAGAAATTGTTGTCTGATGAATATCAAGACCTCAGGGTGTGATTGGAAACTCCAGGTTGTGGCTCCTCAAGTTTGGAAGTCTTTCCTGTTTCAGTAAAGATTTGTGGACACCTTTGCTGCCATTGTAGAGCACTTTGTAATGTGGATTTCTGAAAAGTGCTCTATTAATAAAGTTCATTATTATCTGCTCAAATCCCACCTTTTTTATACTCCCAATCAATTAATCCACGAATTATATCAGCTCTATTATACAGTCAATTCCCAGGCTTCAATTGTTGATGGTTTAAAAATAAGCGTTATGTAAAAATGCTAACTGGTGCCCTAATGTACCAGTGAAACAACTCTCCTCTGTTGCATCTGAGGATGTTTACTTTTTGCTTTTGGCTCATTTCCATGCTAAGTTCTGCTCTTACATAAGCATGCCATTATTCACACTAATACGCATTATTTCATCCACAGTTGGTGGGAAGCTGCACCTCTCTTTAAAAACAGCCGAGCCAGAGGTGAGGGTTGATGGAACGCGACACTAAGAATAGAGCGCACGCTGCGTGGCTCTGGTCAGTGGAGAGCTCGAGCCCTATGCTTCTTAAAAAAGGGAAGTGCCCGGCTCATCTGCCTGATGTGAAAGTGAGTGTTACCTGCTTAGTGAAGAGGAAGGAGTTTGAAGGCAGgagtggggggagagagagagagagagagagagagagaaagagagagagagaaaagagaaagagaaagagaaagagagagagaaaaaagagaaagagaaagaaagagagagagagagagagagagagagagagagagagagagagagagagagagagagagagagaggggtccGTTATGTAAGCAACTTCACCAGTGACTCATCATCGTCAGTATGAGAGAGATAAGCAGACACACTGAGGGACTCTCCAAGCCTCCCACTCCTTCTTCCTACTTCAGCTTTGCCTTTTCGCAGCTCACAAatgttgcttttgtgtttctcctctcagGTCTGCGCCATCTTTGTTTTCAACATTCCCTCTCAccttttcctcttcccctcttatCTCTCCCATTTCCGTATTTTTCTCAGTCTCCCGTACCTCCCTTCCTGTCTTGGTTTTTCTCCAAACTGCAGTATAGGTTTAGCATGTTGACGTTCTGAAATGTACTGTGCGACTGTGGGATAGAGCAGTGAAATCTGAAATGAAACATAACAGATGATTGTCTCAGAGGCGGGGCGCTTGGCAGCAGGTTACACTGTATTATTAAAGCTTTCATGTTGACACTGCACTCAGACACTCGCTGGCCATGATTTCACAGGACTCCcagctttatttataaaaactgtGATAGGAAATGAATTTATCAagaactttaaactttaaaaagtgaCTAAATCAGTGAATTATCTTATAGCATTTTACACTGTGTTCTCTTACAGTTTTTCTATCATGTTGCTTTTCCATTGTCATGTTTAGCTGATTTGTCCTCTGCCACTAAACTCCTCTTGTCTTGCCTGATTTAGGGAAATAAAAGGTAATGGACGAAATTGTCCCTTGGAGACTTTCATCATCCTTCCATCATCTTATCATGTGGTGCAGTCCTATCAAATATGCAGCAGGTTTCAAAGAGTGGATTCTTTATTTAGCAGACTGTCCTCAGGCCCGTACGTTTCTAAATTCTGatcagagagaaagtgtgttCATGACTCTAGTGTTTACGTAATGATTCATTAAGAAGGTAGCGATGAGCTCGGTTTTTCCAGTGGTATCGTGCTTCCTAGAGGTTAATAGAAGTACTTTAAATGGTCCTCTGTGTTATACACTTGAACACTTGTCAttctattataaataaatgagctTTACTCTTTTCGTTAAAGTCTTTACCTTGTGTATTCTAAGAATACAAGTGCAGtttgcttgtcctgtgttgatgctcctgAGCTACTTTAGAATTATTCCTTATCATGAGTTAGTCCACCTCAAACCTGGCTCCAGGCTGAGGATAACAGCAGACATTAaggctgaaaacatggtgtaaatgatctTGACCTTGAATCTAAATGTTGGACACTTggattttttctgttgtttttttacatttgaataatcagtcaccatttacttaaattggattggatttggctgcaatgctgtttacctcCTAAtctcctaaagtgttttgtggactccaacacttcacccacccctccatcgtcattgtggtgagtagataatgagtgaattttcatttttgggtgaactatctctttaatcTCATTCGTTTGTGattgataattaaaaaaattttttttttcatacattacatgtcTGCCATTTCAGAGGAGTGTTGAGCaaacaacacaatcttcagaccttacaacttttcaaaaataaaagccctgtaattcagctcgatataaagcattgcagcaacaaaacatgcttttactttgtagacaatTTGCTAAAGGGGAAGTGAGCCttaaatgttgttgccatgatggaaATTGTCACCCATGATGCCCGTTAATGTCCGTGTCAGTCCAACATGGTGAAATCAAAATAATCcgattatcaaaatgatctggcaaTGATTTGCCGCTAACAGTTG
The Hippoglossus stenolepis isolate QCI-W04-F060 chromosome 7, HSTE1.2, whole genome shotgun sequence genome window above contains:
- the sh3rf2 gene encoding E3 ubiquitin-protein ligase SH3RF1 isoform X1 translates to MYQQRPLSLTEVAPYKMEELALMTLLECPLCLERLDVSAKVLPCQHTFCAPCLQRYEVAHSQLLCPECGAPVPARTVEELPANLLLVRLLEGLQGSTGPNSRQTGRYALPLFRGGSAPREGQQQPEGQHREMQGHSELAFRASTRNLRDDGSGKPALAPGNGITPKHKADEKWHQGNAGDGSGLSVTASAQQAVTLVPQLQPLQQHPQPLVLCRALYNFNPEEMNLEDSKYCLSFFKGDILTVIRRLDEYWIEAKLGDKVGICPQQFTELLSQHQSTRPGLLAGTYPAVCLSAQQVVGPISVAAKQLEGKSRRASDSADSHYRSGKGGKDKATDAANWTGHYGVLQVPAKTPIINALPLSSQWKQPVAGSSHLYQTTNISTINGFNRQGQPLQLSVPSAARGHSHPSRVNSHRIRRHSDPSHRHLLHSKKMTSETPPTISMALLNPQMSSASADSKNSSTQQLSISVCAVLYSYKPRRPEELELRKGEMVGVYGKFKEGWLRGLSLRTGKVGILPSNYISPVLRTSARLLETKAATASSQYNTVAGRKPTAAKNPAVVLALDRVNTDGAIHSTGQVPSVPNGAQHATSSTGAGKPSFYGRSQGWDTVRRIFNPHRGSNHFSNMSTLNVLSNSQHFAQVQASGYSPAMQRKKNSSILSSSGRAMGWMTEPAAPSAAGVLKDRDFTASHEATAQYDRHPSGGPHSILVRPDSHKNNTEKPAKSVRFLTDEDSSAPRPRTSSWSSGNQVPTNSRSGPAPLEVWAPSLTLGRDGPGIILKEGKAPVLRKGLDKAMSDLNSNPQKPMSSQQSLSAASAQFIPSRHRVTITHLAQTESEFSLLQGELVLLHRPRPDGRILVTQESNGQTGLFHSSVLQALERLS
- the sh3rf2 gene encoding E3 ubiquitin-protein ligase SH3RF1 isoform X2, producing the protein MYQQRPLSLTEVAPYKMEELALMTLLECPLCLERLDVSAKVLPCQHTFCAPCLQRYEVAHSQLLCPECGAPVPARTVEELPANLLLVRLLEGLQGSTGPNSRQTGRYALPLFRGGSAPREGQQQPEGQHREMQGHSELAFRASTRNLRDDGSGKPALAPGNGITPKHKADEKWHQGNAGDGSGLSVTASAQQAVTLVPQLQPLQQHPQPLVLCRALYNFNPEEMNLEDSKYCLSFFKGDILTVIRRLDEYWIEAKLGDKVGICPQQFTEPISVAAKQLEGKSRRASDSADSHYRSGKGGKDKATDAANWTGHYGVLQVPAKTPIINALPLSSQWKQPVAGSSHLYQTTNISTINGFNRQGQPLQLSVPSAARGHSHPSRVNSHRIRRHSDPSHRHLLHSKKMTSETPPTISMALLNPQMSSASADSKNSSTQQLSISVCAVLYSYKPRRPEELELRKGEMVGVYGKFKEGWLRGLSLRTGKVGILPSNYISPVLRTSARLLETKAATASSQYNTVAGRKPTAAKNPAVVLALDRVNTDGAIHSTGQVPSVPNGAQHATSSTGAGKPSFYGRSQGWDTVRRIFNPHRGSNHFSNMSTLNVLSNSQHFAQVQASGYSPAMQRKKNSSILSSSGRAMGWMTEPAAPSAAGVLKDRDFTASHEATAQYDRHPSGGPHSILVRPDSHKNNTEKPAKSVRFLTDEDSSAPRPRTSSWSSGNQVPTNSRSGPAPLEVWAPSLTLGRDGPGIILKEGKAPVLRKGLDKAMSDLNSNPQKPMSSQQSLSAASAQFIPSRHRVTITHLAQTESEFSLLQGELVLLHRPRPDGRILVTQESNGQTGLFHSSVLQALERLS